The following proteins are encoded in a genomic region of Acetobacter oryzoeni:
- a CDS encoding exodeoxyribonuclease III, whose protein sequence is MPRHMRLVTWNINSLRLRLPLLEKLVRHLAPDVVCLQETKVPDPLFPEDGVKALGFEHLHYRGMKGYNGVAILSRHPLKPVTQTPVWYGKEDCRHVAATVCAPEGEVELHDFYIPAGGDEPDPETNPKFAHKLAFVEEVTEWFQSRPLNRTVLVGDFNIAPLEHDVWSHKQLLKIVSHTPPETERLNRWLQTGFVDAMRHFVPADEKLYTWWSYRNRDWKKSNRGRRLDHVWMTPDLLPNLHGMTVVREARDWEGPSDHVPVVVDFSLSD, encoded by the coding sequence ATGCCACGGCACATGCGATTAGTAACATGGAACATCAATTCCCTCCGCCTGCGCCTGCCTCTGCTCGAAAAGCTGGTGCGGCATCTCGCCCCAGATGTTGTGTGCCTACAGGAAACCAAGGTGCCAGACCCTTTGTTTCCCGAAGATGGCGTAAAGGCTCTGGGTTTTGAGCACCTGCATTATCGGGGCATGAAAGGCTATAATGGTGTGGCCATTCTTTCTCGCCATCCGTTAAAGCCCGTCACGCAAACGCCAGTATGGTATGGCAAGGAAGATTGCCGCCACGTGGCCGCCACCGTATGCGCGCCAGAAGGTGAAGTGGAACTGCACGATTTTTACATTCCTGCAGGTGGGGATGAGCCAGACCCGGAAACCAACCCCAAATTTGCCCACAAACTGGCGTTTGTTGAGGAAGTGACCGAGTGGTTTCAGTCTCGCCCTCTCAACCGCACGGTGCTGGTGGGAGACTTCAACATCGCACCACTTGAGCACGATGTATGGAGCCACAAGCAGCTTCTTAAAATTGTCAGCCACACCCCACCGGAAACAGAGCGCCTAAACCGCTGGCTGCAAACCGGCTTTGTGGACGCCATGCGCCATTTTGTACCAGCAGACGAAAAACTTTATACGTGGTGGTCTTACCGCAACCGGGACTGGAAAAAATCTAACCGCGGCCGCCGTCTGGACCACGTATGGATGACGCCTGACCTTCTGCCCAACCTACACGGCATGACGGTTGTGCGTGAGGCGCGAGATTGGGAAGGCCCCTCTGACCATGTGCCGGTCGTGGTAGATTTCAGCCTTTCAGACTAA
- a CDS encoding dipeptidase: MTTQPSSVSADAVALHRALFTLDSHIDIPWPDRNDAFENTADRRVDLPKMQQGGMSAGCFVAYIAQAAIDREGHAQAQQQCWAMLDAIGRMQGTHHGISARVCSTVADMRAAFEEGVLVVVPAVENGYGMGDDPALLKQFRAKGARYVTLTHNGHNALADAAIHRPSLGDTPQRHHGLSVLGREAIAEMNRLGIVVDVSHSSKQTMLQAVQVSATPVVASHSCVRTLCDHPRNLDDEQLDALKESGGVIQITAMPAFLKPKPEEGKRQGFVADLVDHIDYVVRRLGPEYVGISSDFDGGGALEDWQNATQGVNITAELMRRGYDKSEIAAFWGENFLRVLEKAEQVAEQSRIA, from the coding sequence ATGACAACTCAACCTTCTTCCGTATCTGCGGATGCAGTTGCGCTGCACCGTGCCTTGTTCACTCTGGATAGCCATATCGATATTCCGTGGCCTGATCGGAATGATGCGTTTGAGAATACGGCAGACAGGCGGGTAGATCTGCCAAAAATGCAGCAGGGCGGCATGTCTGCCGGGTGCTTTGTGGCATATATTGCTCAGGCAGCTATAGACCGCGAAGGCCACGCACAGGCGCAGCAGCAGTGCTGGGCCATGCTGGATGCCATAGGCCGCATGCAGGGCACTCATCATGGCATAAGCGCACGTGTATGCTCCACTGTGGCGGATATGCGTGCTGCGTTTGAAGAAGGTGTGCTGGTTGTTGTTCCGGCAGTGGAAAATGGCTACGGCATGGGGGATGACCCCGCATTGCTCAAGCAGTTTCGGGCCAAAGGTGCGCGGTATGTGACCCTAACTCATAATGGCCATAACGCTCTGGCAGATGCGGCCATTCATCGCCCAAGTCTGGGGGATACACCACAGCGCCACCACGGCCTTTCCGTCCTTGGGCGTGAAGCGATTGCTGAAATGAACCGCCTTGGCATTGTGGTGGATGTATCTCACTCATCCAAACAAACCATGCTTCAGGCTGTGCAGGTTTCTGCCACCCCTGTTGTGGCCAGTCACTCCTGCGTGCGCACGCTTTGTGATCACCCGCGCAATCTGGATGATGAGCAGTTGGATGCGCTGAAGGAAAGTGGCGGTGTTATCCAGATTACAGCCATGCCCGCATTTTTGAAGCCCAAGCCGGAGGAAGGCAAACGGCAGGGTTTTGTAGCCGATCTGGTGGACCATATTGATTACGTTGTGCGCAGGCTAGGGCCAGAATACGTAGGTATTTCCTCAGATTTTGATGGTGGTGGCGCGCTGGAAGATTGGCAGAACGCCACGCAGGGCGTGAACATCACTGCCGAGTTGATGCGCCGTGGTTATGACAAAAGTGAAATTGCGGCCTTCTGGGGAGAAAACTTCCTGCGCGTGTTGGAAAAGGCGGAACAGGTGGCAGAACAAAGCAGGATTGCATGA
- the uvrC gene encoding excinuclease ABC subunit UvrC, translated as MMTADSTPSDTLPVAQEQAAPAVKGVEAIRHALKTMPLSPGVYRMLGAKGEVLYVGKALALKKRVTSYTHINRLPERLRRMVSETVAMEIVTTHTEAEALLLEANYIKRMKPRFNILLRDDKSYPWLMLTDAHAFPQIAKHRGKAVKGASLWGPFASAWAVNQTLNLIQRVFLLRSCTDAVFNARTRPCLLYQIKRCSGPCVDRIDQQSYGQLVEQARDFLSGKDTALRETLGQEMNVAAEALDFERAAVLRDRIRALAQMQESSVINPASLQDADVLALWQEAGHACIQVFFIRGGRNNGSRSFFPAHTQDAAPADVLSAFIAQFYDDKPCPAQILVNYELPESLLLTEALSLRRGRKVEILTPQRGEKKQVLDHAVTNARDALSRKLAETAGQAKLLQGVADVLGLDAPPERIEVYDNSHIQGSHAYGVMIVGGPEGFNRKAYRKFKIKGPVTPGDDFGMMREVLERRFGRALKEAEEGDTSNWPDVLLIDGGAGQYSAVRSVLDDLGVTGVKLVGIAKGPDRDAGKEWFYTEDKEPFQLDLRDPVLYYLQRLRDEAHRFAITTHRSGRSKTLVKSELDDVPGIGPARKKLLLNTFGSARAIKQAGLAELEAAPGISRETARAIYGHFHPDWTPE; from the coding sequence ATGATGACAGCTGATTCTACCCCTTCAGACACCCTGCCTGTGGCGCAGGAACAGGCAGCCCCTGCCGTAAAAGGGGTGGAGGCCATTCGGCATGCGCTTAAAACCATGCCGCTTTCACCCGGCGTGTATCGTATGCTCGGGGCTAAGGGAGAGGTGCTGTACGTTGGTAAGGCCTTAGCACTTAAAAAGCGGGTAACATCGTACACCCATATCAACCGCCTGCCCGAACGGCTGCGGCGCATGGTTTCCGAAACGGTGGCAATGGAAATTGTGACCACCCACACGGAAGCGGAAGCGCTGCTGCTGGAGGCCAACTACATCAAGCGCATGAAGCCGCGCTTCAACATTCTGCTGCGGGATGACAAAAGCTACCCGTGGCTGATGCTGACAGATGCACATGCGTTCCCGCAAATTGCCAAGCACCGCGGCAAGGCCGTTAAAGGAGCCAGCCTGTGGGGGCCGTTTGCTTCGGCTTGGGCTGTTAACCAGACGCTCAACTTGATCCAGCGCGTTTTTCTGCTGCGCTCCTGCACAGATGCGGTTTTTAACGCCCGCACCCGCCCATGCCTGCTTTATCAAATCAAACGCTGTTCTGGCCCATGTGTGGACCGGATAGATCAGCAATCCTATGGGCAACTGGTAGAACAGGCGCGGGATTTCCTGTCTGGCAAGGATACGGCGCTGCGCGAAACCTTGGGGCAGGAAATGAATGTCGCCGCAGAAGCGCTGGATTTTGAGCGTGCGGCCGTGCTGCGAGATCGTATTCGTGCGCTGGCACAGATGCAGGAATCCAGCGTGATCAACCCGGCATCTTTGCAGGATGCAGATGTGCTGGCATTGTGGCAGGAGGCCGGACACGCCTGTATTCAGGTGTTTTTCATTCGCGGTGGGCGCAATAATGGCAGCCGCTCGTTCTTTCCGGCCCATACGCAGGATGCCGCACCCGCAGATGTGCTTTCTGCCTTTATCGCGCAGTTTTATGATGACAAGCCATGCCCGGCCCAGATTTTGGTGAATTATGAACTGCCGGAATCTTTGCTGCTGACGGAGGCGCTTTCTCTCCGGCGTGGCCGCAAGGTAGAAATTCTGACACCACAGCGGGGTGAGAAAAAGCAGGTGCTTGATCATGCGGTAACCAACGCGCGGGATGCGTTAAGCCGCAAGCTGGCAGAAACCGCAGGGCAGGCCAAATTGCTGCAAGGCGTGGCAGATGTTCTGGGGCTGGATGCGCCGCCAGAACGCATAGAAGTGTATGATAACAGCCATATTCAGGGCTCGCACGCCTATGGGGTGATGATTGTGGGTGGGCCGGAGGGCTTTAACCGCAAGGCGTATCGCAAGTTCAAGATCAAAGGTCCCGTTACACCAGGGGATGACTTTGGCATGATGCGCGAAGTGCTGGAGCGCCGCTTTGGCCGTGCTTTGAAAGAAGCGGAAGAGGGGGATACTTCCAACTGGCCCGATGTGCTGCTGATTGATGGGGGTGCCGGGCAATATTCTGCCGTGCGCAGTGTGCTGGATGATCTGGGTGTAACAGGCGTAAAGCTTGTGGGCATTGCCAAGGGGCCAGACCGTGATGCCGGGAAGGAATGGTTCTATACAGAGGACAAGGAGCCGTTCCAGCTCGATTTGCGCGACCCTGTACTGTACTATTTACAGCGGCTGCGTGATGAGGCGCACCGGTTTGCCATTACCACCCATAGGTCTGGCAGATCCAAAACGTTGGTGAAATCTGAACTGGATGATGTGCCCGGTATTGGGCCGGCGCGTAAAAAGCTGCTGTTGAACACATTTGGTTCAGCACGTGCGATCAAACAAGCCGGTTTGGCAGAACTGGAAGCCGCACCCGGTATCAGCCGAGAAACTGCACGGGCCATTTACGGCCATTTTCACCCAGACTGGACACCAGAATGA
- the pgsA gene encoding CDP-diacylglycerol--glycerol-3-phosphate 3-phosphatidyltransferase: MLTDLPNVLTISRIVAIPIVVTLAAWGSPRTDALACLLFILAGITDYFDGKLARSRHQMSDFGRMFDSIADKLLVGACLMVLAGFARLPYQGLWPAIIILCREILVSGMREYLAERHARLPVTRLAKWKTGFQMTAIGFLLAGDGTGALLGMPWLPVALIGAVLLWISAVLTLITGWDYLTTGLRHVEM; encoded by the coding sequence ATGCTGACAGATCTGCCGAATGTCCTGACAATTTCGCGTATTGTAGCCATACCCATAGTGGTCACTCTGGCTGCATGGGGAAGCCCGCGTACAGATGCCTTGGCGTGTCTGCTGTTCATTCTGGCGGGAATAACCGATTATTTTGATGGTAAGCTGGCGCGTTCACGCCATCAGATGTCAGATTTCGGGCGCATGTTTGATTCCATTGCAGATAAACTGCTGGTTGGGGCATGCCTGATGGTGCTGGCTGGTTTTGCGCGTCTGCCTTATCAGGGGCTATGGCCAGCCATTATTATTCTGTGCCGTGAAATTCTGGTTTCCGGTATGCGGGAATATCTGGCAGAGCGGCATGCGCGCCTGCCCGTAACCCGTTTGGCAAAATGGAAAACCGGCTTCCAAATGACAGCCATTGGCTTTTTGCTGGCGGGTGATGGAACTGGCGCTTTACTGGGTATGCCGTGGCTACCAGTTGCGCTTATTGGTGCTGTATTACTTTGGATTTCTGCGGTGCTTACATTGATAACCGGCTGGGATTATTTAACAACCGGTTTGCGCCATGTTGAAATGTAA
- the moaD gene encoding molybdopterin converting factor subunit 1: protein MTGSVNILYFAALREQLGRESQRVTLPSTTMPVAALVQELRQHDAKLDEVFAGTPRIRVAINQKLGGFDTCVQAGDELAFFPPMTGG from the coding sequence ATGACAGGCTCCGTAAATATTCTTTATTTTGCCGCCCTGCGTGAGCAATTGGGGCGTGAAAGCCAGCGGGTTACGCTGCCATCCACTACTATGCCTGTTGCGGCGTTGGTGCAGGAGCTGCGCCAGCATGATGCAAAGCTGGATGAGGTGTTTGCCGGCACACCGCGCATTCGTGTTGCCATCAACCAAAAGTTGGGTGGGTTTGATACCTGTGTGCAAGCTGGTGATGAGCTTGCGTTTTTCCCCCCCATGACAGGCGGCTGA
- a CDS encoding molybdenum cofactor biosynthesis protein MoaE — MSVRVLVQQAAFDTGAETARLSSLSEQVGGMGLFIGQVRGGDGLLSLTLEHYPGMTETILNQLAQEAMQRFNLLGCTLIHRVGRLEVGAPIVLVGTAAAHRAAALSATSFLIDRLKTGAPFWKKEEFANGHTAWVDAREEDEHAAAAWMHTTPSSS; from the coding sequence ATGTCTGTTCGTGTTTTGGTGCAGCAGGCAGCTTTTGATACAGGGGCTGAAACCGCGCGCCTTTCCAGCCTTTCTGAACAAGTTGGCGGTATGGGTCTGTTTATAGGGCAGGTGCGTGGCGGAGATGGTTTGCTGAGCCTGACGCTGGAACATTATCCGGGCATGACAGAAACAATCCTTAACCAGCTTGCGCAGGAAGCCATGCAGCGCTTCAATCTGCTTGGATGTACGCTCATACACAGGGTTGGCAGGTTAGAAGTGGGTGCGCCTATTGTGCTGGTGGGCACTGCTGCGGCACATCGGGCCGCGGCACTTTCGGCCACATCGTTCTTGATCGATCGGCTTAAAACCGGCGCGCCGTTCTGGAAAAAAGAAGAGTTCGCCAACGGCCATACGGCATGGGTGGATGCGCGGGAAGAAGATGAACACGCTGCGGCAGCATGGATGCATACAACGCCTTCATCTTCCTGA
- a CDS encoding adenosylmethionine--8-amino-7-oxononanoate transaminase, protein MTEASGSSLSSMPEWYTQGLPHIWLPYSQMKTAPAPLAAARTHNTRITLTDGRELVDGVAAWWTACHGYNHPHIRQAVCQQMETMPHVMFGGMVHEPALRLASRLCAMLPGDLERVFFTDSGSVSVEVAMKMAIQYRLNKGQTKRTKMLAFRGGYHGDTLATMSVCDPEEGMHHLYGSALMEHVISPLPVDEASTAVFLNLLAKHAHELAAIITEPLVQGAGGMLFHAPQTLRTLRKAADDHDVLLILDEIFTGFGRTGTMFACEQAGIVPDIITLSKALTGGTMALAATVARRHVFEAFLSDNPEHALMHGPTFMANPLACACANASLDLFETEPRLQQVQDINTFLTEALEPCRTLPGVKDVRTLGAISVVELEKINNPDALRQRFIAEGVWIRPFRNIVYLTPAFTIEKQNLRKLTDAIYKVLP, encoded by the coding sequence ATGACAGAAGCTTCCGGCTCATCTCTATCTTCCATGCCGGAATGGTACACGCAGGGCCTGCCCCATATCTGGCTACCTTATAGCCAGATGAAAACAGCCCCGGCGCCACTTGCCGCCGCACGCACGCACAACACCCGCATAACCCTAACCGATGGCCGGGAACTGGTAGATGGCGTGGCCGCGTGGTGGACAGCCTGCCACGGCTATAATCACCCTCATATTCGCCAGGCTGTATGCCAGCAGATGGAAACCATGCCTCATGTGATGTTTGGCGGCATGGTGCACGAACCCGCCCTGCGGCTGGCCAGCAGATTATGCGCCATGTTGCCGGGAGATCTGGAGCGGGTGTTTTTTACGGATTCAGGCTCGGTTTCCGTAGAAGTGGCCATGAAAATGGCCATTCAGTACCGCCTGAACAAAGGGCAGACCAAACGCACCAAGATGCTGGCCTTCCGGGGTGGCTATCATGGGGACACACTGGCCACCATGTCTGTTTGTGACCCGGAAGAAGGCATGCACCATCTGTACGGTTCTGCCCTGATGGAGCACGTGATCTCCCCTCTGCCAGTCGATGAAGCCAGCACCGCTGTATTTCTAAATCTGCTGGCCAAACATGCGCACGAACTTGCCGCCATTATAACCGAGCCTTTGGTGCAGGGTGCTGGCGGCATGCTGTTTCATGCCCCGCAAACACTGCGCACTTTGCGCAAAGCTGCGGATGACCACGATGTGCTGCTGATTTTAGATGAAATCTTTACCGGCTTTGGCCGCACCGGCACCATGTTTGCCTGCGAACAGGCTGGTATTGTGCCCGATATTATCACGCTTTCCAAAGCGCTTACGGGCGGCACCATGGCCCTTGCTGCCACAGTGGCGCGGCGGCATGTGTTTGAGGCTTTCCTTTCTGATAACCCCGAACACGCGCTGATGCACGGGCCAACCTTTATGGCCAACCCACTGGCTTGCGCCTGCGCCAATGCCTCGCTTGATCTGTTTGAAACCGAGCCCCGCCTTCAGCAAGTGCAAGATATCAACACGTTTCTGACTGAGGCGCTGGAACCCTGCCGCACCCTGCCCGGCGTAAAGGATGTACGCACACTTGGGGCCATTAGTGTTGTAGAACTGGAAAAGATCAATAACCCGGATGCATTGCGGCAGCGTTTTATTGCCGAGGGCGTATGGATACGCCCCTTCCGCAATATTGTTTACCTAACACCCGCGTTTACAATTGAAAAACAGAATTTACGCAAACTAACAGATGCCATTTACAAAGTATTACCCTGA
- a CDS encoding aminotransferase class I/II-fold pyridoxal phosphate-dependent enzyme, which produces MTRFDNLFQKGLADLSAQGRLRTCQQWQYAGGALLKRSDGVVVTDFSSNDYLGLRMHPLLRERACSWAQAEGSGSGASRLVTGTSSQACMLEKRVARLKHMQAARLFSSGWQANASLVPALARLSVQVCGAPAVILADKLIHASLYHGCAAAGIRPIRFRHNDVAHLENLLQKTEGTGLRIVLTESVFSMDGDVADIAALHEVTQKYDALLCVDEAHATGILGPEGAGLANGLADVVIGTFSKALGSMGAFIAASEGLCRWLDNAASGFIYSTAPSPLVLGAVDAALDLLPQMDAQRAHVAALAASFRQKMHDAGQDTGPSSTQIVPILVGQEPQARTLAQKMLEAGFLAVAIRPPTVPPGGCRLRVVFHANHTWAQMEALADTFIRASKGLA; this is translated from the coding sequence ATGACGCGGTTTGATAATCTTTTCCAGAAGGGGCTGGCAGATCTGTCTGCTCAGGGGCGTTTGCGCACCTGTCAGCAATGGCAATATGCCGGGGGGGCGCTGCTCAAGCGTTCAGATGGCGTTGTGGTCACAGATTTTTCGTCCAACGATTATCTGGGCCTGCGCATGCATCCCTTGTTGCGTGAGCGGGCGTGTTCTTGGGCACAGGCAGAAGGCAGCGGCAGCGGTGCCTCCCGGTTGGTAACAGGCACATCCTCGCAGGCTTGTATGCTGGAAAAACGTGTGGCGCGGCTAAAGCACATGCAGGCGGCACGTTTGTTTTCTTCCGGCTGGCAGGCCAATGCCTCCCTAGTGCCAGCTTTGGCACGGCTTTCTGTGCAGGTATGTGGGGCACCCGCCGTTATTCTGGCGGATAAGCTTATCCATGCCAGCCTGTATCATGGTTGTGCAGCGGCTGGTATACGCCCGATTCGGTTCCGCCATAATGATGTGGCGCATCTTGAAAACCTGCTTCAGAAAACCGAAGGCACCGGCCTACGTATTGTGCTGACAGAAAGCGTGTTCAGCATGGATGGCGATGTAGCGGATATTGCCGCGCTGCATGAGGTCACCCAAAAATATGACGCTCTGCTATGTGTGGATGAAGCCCACGCAACCGGTATATTGGGGCCAGAAGGTGCCGGGTTGGCAAATGGGCTAGCCGATGTGGTGATAGGCACCTTCAGCAAGGCCTTGGGCAGTATGGGGGCATTTATTGCTGCCTCCGAAGGACTATGCAGATGGCTCGATAACGCGGCTTCTGGCTTTATCTATTCTACAGCGCCTTCTCCTTTGGTGTTGGGGGCTGTTGATGCAGCACTTGATTTGCTGCCGCAAATGGACGCCCAGCGTGCGCATGTTGCCGCACTTGCCGCCAGCTTTCGCCAGAAAATGCACGATGCGGGGCAGGATACAGGGCCATCCAGCACCCAGATTGTGCCCATTCTGGTAGGGCAGGAGCCACAGGCGCGCACTCTGGCCCAGAAGATGTTAGAGGCTGGTTTTCTGGCCGTGGCTATTCGTCCCCCCACGGTGCCACCAGGCGGCTGCCGTTTGCGGGTGGTTTTTCATGCCAACCATACATGGGCGCAAATGGAAGCGCTGGCTGATACGTTCATACGTGCCAGCAAAGGTTTGGCGTAA